A window from Dehalococcoidia bacterium encodes these proteins:
- a CDS encoding glycosyltransferase: MRAALVHDWLTGMRGGERCLEVFCELFPDADLYTLLHVPGSVSPLIERRRIVTSFVQRLPGVQRHYRRYLPLFPLAVERFDLRSYDLVISTSHCVAKGARPGPGAVHVCYCFTPMRYVWDLYDEYFGARAGALTRGLMPPVAAALRRWDRRTSARVHHFVAISRFVADRIRRRYGREADVIHPPVDVGRFRLGDEDPEDFYLVVSALVPYKRVDLAVDAATRLGRRLRVVGTGPEERRLRARAGPTVEFLGWRPDGEVAELYRRCRAVIFPGLEDFGIVPLEAMAAGRPVIAYGAGGVLETVVPPGGEEPPTGLFFHAQSGDALADAIQAFERRPHLFAPKALRARAEAFDRPRFKGEMAAYLEQRLAGRGR, encoded by the coding sequence ATGCGCGCCGCCCTCGTCCACGACTGGCTGACCGGCATGCGGGGCGGCGAGCGCTGCCTCGAGGTCTTCTGCGAGCTGTTCCCGGACGCCGACCTCTACACGCTACTGCACGTCCCCGGCAGCGTGAGCCCCCTGATCGAGCGCCGGCGGATCGTCACCTCCTTCGTCCAGCGACTGCCCGGCGTCCAGCGGCACTACCGCCGCTACCTGCCGCTCTTCCCCCTGGCCGTGGAGCGTTTCGACCTGCGCAGCTACGACCTGGTGATCTCCACCAGCCACTGCGTGGCCAAGGGGGCGCGGCCGGGGCCGGGGGCGGTCCACGTCTGCTACTGCTTCACCCCGATGCGGTACGTCTGGGACCTCTACGACGAGTACTTCGGCGCCCGGGCCGGGGCGCTGACGCGGGGGCTGATGCCGCCGGTGGCGGCGGCGCTGCGCCGGTGGGACCGGCGGACGAGCGCGCGCGTGCACCACTTCGTGGCGATCTCGCGGTTCGTCGCCGACCGGATCCGGCGCCGCTACGGCCGGGAGGCGGACGTGATCCACCCGCCGGTGGACGTCGGGCGCTTCCGGCTGGGCGACGAGGACCCCGAGGACTTCTACCTGGTGGTCTCGGCGCTGGTGCCCTACAAGCGCGTGGACCTGGCGGTGGACGCGGCCACGCGCCTGGGGCGGCGGCTGCGGGTGGTCGGTACCGGGCCCGAGGAGCGCCGGCTGCGGGCGCGGGCCGGCCCGACGGTCGAGTTCCTGGGCTGGCGGCCGGACGGGGAGGTGGCCGAGCTCTACCGGCGGTGCCGGGCGGTGATCTTCCCCGGGCTCGAGGACTTCGGCATCGTGCCGCTGGAGGCGATGGCGGCCGGCCGTCCGGTCATCGCCTACGGGGCGGGCGGGGTGCTGGAGACGGTGGTGCCGCCGGGCGGGGAGGAGCCGCCGACCGGCCTGTTCTTTCACGCGCAGAGCGGGGACGCGCTCGCCGATGCCATCCAGGCGTTCGAGCGGCGGCCGCACCTCTTCGCGCCCAAGGCGCTCCGGGCCCGGGCCGAGGCCTTCGACCGGCCGCGGTTCAAGGGCGAGATGGCGGCGTACCTGGAGCAACGGCTGGCCGGGCGCGGGCGCTGA
- a CDS encoding glycosyltransferase family 1 protein → MRAIDDILQRDSERAARCDIRLLVPSVPGRWSDWTPLRRIEVRRVGRLRGHLWEQLELPRYARGGLLLSLAQTGPVLMRHQVVTIHDAAVFAAPEGFSLPFRTWHRLLGIALGRMAARVVTVSSFSARELRRYCRIAESKITVVPPGVDHLTRLQPDYGVLDRHGLGDRPFVLSIGSLNPNKNLHGLSAAVCLLGRRDYEFVVAGADNRRVFRRSEAGVPNGLRWLGYVTDQELRALYERATCFVHASLYEGFGLPPLEAMACGCPVVASNRAALPETCGRAALYCDPTSPEDIARKIQMVMGDPGLRADLRCRGLERIREFAWERSARVMLAVADEVAMKREADP, encoded by the coding sequence GTGAGGGCGATCGACGATATCCTCCAGAGGGATAGCGAGCGAGCGGCGCGTTGTGACATTCGTTTGCTGGTGCCGAGCGTGCCCGGCCGCTGGTCGGACTGGACGCCACTACGGCGTATCGAGGTGAGGAGAGTAGGGCGGCTTCGTGGACACCTGTGGGAACAGCTGGAACTGCCCCGGTACGCGCGCGGTGGGCTGTTGCTGAGCCTCGCTCAGACCGGTCCGGTCTTGATGCGCCACCAGGTCGTCACCATTCACGATGCTGCGGTCTTTGCGGCGCCAGAGGGTTTCTCGCTTCCGTTTCGGACCTGGCACCGCCTCCTTGGCATCGCTTTGGGCCGGATGGCCGCTCGCGTCGTGACCGTGTCGAGCTTTTCCGCCAGGGAGCTACGGCGGTACTGCCGAATCGCGGAGTCGAAGATCACAGTTGTCCCGCCCGGCGTGGATCATCTCACCCGGCTCCAGCCAGACTACGGCGTGCTCGACCGGCACGGTCTCGGTGACCGGCCGTTCGTGCTCAGTATCGGCAGTCTCAATCCAAATAAGAACCTTCACGGCCTGTCAGCCGCTGTCTGCCTGCTTGGCAGGCGCGACTACGAGTTCGTCGTCGCTGGTGCCGACAACCGGCGAGTGTTCCGCAGATCGGAAGCCGGCGTTCCTAACGGACTCAGATGGTTGGGATACGTAACCGACCAGGAGTTGCGCGCACTCTACGAGCGAGCCACCTGCTTCGTTCACGCCTCTCTGTACGAGGGCTTCGGGCTTCCCCCGCTGGAAGCCATGGCATGCGGCTGTCCTGTCGTCGCTTCCAATCGTGCCGCGCTGCCGGAAACGTGCGGGCGCGCGGCCCTCTACTGCGATCCCACGTCGCCGGAGGATATCGCACGCAAGATCCAGATGGTCATGGGTGATCCCGGCCTGCGGGCGGACCTTCGCTGCCGGGGCCTTGAGCGTATCCGTGAGTTCGCCTGGGAGCGAAGTGCGAGGGTGATGCTTGCGGTCGCCGATGAGGTTGCCATGAAACGCGAGGCCGATCCATGA
- a CDS encoding glycosyltransferase family 2 protein gives MPGSVMERGFFSASRELSRFVDYVAQIARSGPVIDVGVTRHVLPDALRARGLSAWPADDLAAAVSIARQHGCYLVVAVGFGDGLDGKQFRAAMTTLITLGPQVLVGPFHDDVSRPLGPAGLILCVRADTDIDHACDVQVLRRELAERDRRVVELTGRLLAMEATLTWRLRRRMESMAARSPLSWLMRSALYLGRRAIEVWLDEGVAGVVQKTAAKVRLGRGLLPPSRSDELDAQYARWLRRQRLSARRLRREYLGQNSFRTWPLISVVIAADGSQPDSLNATIASVHRQIYPRWQLLVASGGMESGWPELPANDGAGSTPAQLAVRPRLADLLQRAKGEFIGFLAPGSQLSEWALLEVVRRLNTGVAPDVVYADEDEVDEQGRQRRPFFKPGWSPDLLLSIDYVSRFCIFRRELFEQACSAKDEIDVADRYDLVLRLTEAAESVAHIPKVLSHRRVGQPVSSPEAERRAVERALTRRGREATVWSIAPGSMPHHHRVVRYPLRVRPLVSIIIPTRDQVDLLRQCLRSIADRTDYDRYEILIVDNDSREPETLRFLAQVSATARVVHCPGAFNYSAINNLGVNYARGEQLLFLNNDVQVIAREWLTAMVEHAQRPEVGAVGAKLLYPDGTIQHGGVVLGIRGMAGHAFRHQPDEAEGYQGLAHVTRNCSAVTAACLLIRRAVFEEVGGFDEALRVDLNDIDLCLRIRRRGYLIVYTPLARLYHYEGASRRRLRPAHDERLFRTRWRKVLESGDPYYNPNLTRFAEDWSLAV, from the coding sequence GTGCCGGGCAGCGTGATGGAGCGTGGCTTCTTCTCGGCTTCCAGGGAGTTGTCTCGATTTGTCGATTACGTGGCTCAGATAGCGAGGTCCGGACCTGTCATCGACGTTGGTGTCACCCGTCATGTGCTGCCGGATGCCTTGCGGGCTCGTGGCCTCTCGGCATGGCCCGCCGATGATCTGGCCGCCGCCGTCTCGATTGCTAGACAGCACGGGTGCTACCTGGTCGTTGCAGTCGGATTTGGCGACGGACTTGATGGAAAGCAGTTTCGCGCGGCCATGACCACCCTGATAACACTCGGGCCGCAGGTTCTCGTCGGTCCCTTCCACGACGACGTGTCGCGGCCGCTGGGGCCGGCTGGACTGATACTGTGCGTCCGTGCCGATACCGACATTGATCACGCCTGCGACGTACAGGTGCTGCGGCGCGAGCTCGCGGAGCGCGATCGACGGGTCGTAGAGTTGACCGGGCGTCTTTTGGCCATGGAGGCGACGCTGACGTGGCGTCTGCGGAGGCGCATGGAATCCATGGCGGCGCGCTCGCCGCTTAGCTGGCTCATGAGGAGCGCGCTGTACCTAGGGCGGCGCGCGATCGAGGTGTGGCTCGACGAGGGAGTAGCTGGAGTCGTGCAGAAGACCGCAGCCAAGGTGCGACTTGGGCGCGGGCTACTGCCGCCGAGCCGTTCCGACGAGCTCGACGCACAGTATGCCAGATGGTTGCGGCGCCAGCGGCTCAGCGCACGTCGGCTGCGGCGCGAGTACCTTGGTCAGAACAGCTTTCGTACGTGGCCTCTGATCAGCGTGGTGATCGCTGCGGACGGATCCCAACCGGACTCGCTGAACGCGACGATCGCGTCGGTTCACCGCCAGATATATCCTCGCTGGCAGCTCTTGGTCGCTTCCGGTGGCATGGAATCCGGTTGGCCAGAGCTGCCAGCTAATGACGGTGCCGGCTCCACCCCGGCGCAGCTTGCAGTGCGACCCCGCCTCGCTGACCTCTTACAGAGAGCTAAAGGTGAGTTCATCGGTTTCCTGGCTCCAGGCAGCCAATTATCGGAGTGGGCCCTCTTAGAGGTCGTCCGACGGTTAAACACCGGAGTGGCGCCAGACGTCGTCTATGCCGACGAGGACGAGGTCGATGAGCAGGGGCGCCAGCGGAGGCCGTTCTTCAAGCCCGGCTGGAGTCCGGATCTGCTGCTGTCGATCGACTACGTTTCTCGGTTCTGCATCTTTCGCCGCGAACTGTTCGAGCAGGCGTGCTCAGCGAAAGACGAGATTGACGTGGCGGACCGGTACGACCTGGTTTTGCGGCTCACTGAGGCGGCTGAGTCGGTCGCGCATATTCCGAAGGTGCTCTCTCATCGCCGAGTTGGTCAGCCTGTAAGCTCGCCCGAGGCGGAGCGGCGAGCTGTCGAGCGTGCCCTAACTCGGCGCGGCCGCGAGGCGACGGTTTGGAGCATCGCTCCTGGATCGATGCCGCATCACCATCGCGTCGTACGGTATCCGCTGCGAGTACGTCCACTCGTCTCCATCATCATCCCCACTCGTGATCAGGTCGATCTATTACGCCAGTGCCTCCGGAGCATCGCCGACCGCACGGACTACGACCGGTATGAGATACTCATCGTCGACAACGACAGCCGGGAACCCGAAACTTTACGGTTCCTGGCCCAGGTCTCAGCCACCGCTCGGGTGGTGCATTGCCCGGGCGCCTTCAATTATTCGGCGATCAACAACCTGGGGGTCAATTACGCTCGTGGCGAGCAACTCCTGTTTCTGAACAATGACGTTCAGGTCATCGCGCGTGAGTGGTTGACGGCGATGGTGGAACACGCACAGCGTCCGGAGGTCGGCGCCGTCGGAGCGAAACTGCTTTACCCGGATGGCACCATTCAGCATGGCGGAGTAGTCCTTGGGATTCGGGGGATGGCGGGCCACGCGTTCCGGCACCAACCGGACGAGGCCGAGGGCTATCAGGGTCTCGCTCACGTCACCCGCAACTGCAGCGCCGTGACGGCGGCCTGTTTGCTGATACGGCGCGCGGTGTTCGAGGAAGTCGGCGGCTTCGATGAGGCCTTGCGCGTCGATCTGAACGACATCGATCTCTGCCTCAGGATCCGGAGGCGCGGATATCTGATTGTCTATACCCCGCTGGCCCGGCTGTACCACTACGAGGGTGCCAGCCGACGGAGACTGCGCCCGGCACACGATGAGCGGCTTTTCCGGACCCGCTGGCGCAAGGTCCTCGAGAGCGGCGATCCGTATTACAACCCGAACCTGACTCGGTTTGCCGAAGACTGGTCGCTTGCCGTCTGA
- a CDS encoding class I SAM-dependent methyltransferase has translation MTSAYPHWYAPYLSQSAVGIQRSSLVERALARVEGNATRWLRAKIRSLLKAPPDPLPFVLKKFYEPPTPGARLLDYGCGSKRFLDEARLSGWQTLGMDFAESVVAEVDRAGHRAFLAPCGWREIGDGSLDAVRLNHVIEHLYHPGEMLAIARRKLRVGGRLHIATPNPAGLSAFLFRSCWYGLEAPRHVMLYSPPALSSFLERHNFCNIRIIAERSTKDLTRSLGNLLHAAGLIPREEVTTMATDRLLSAWAELLMLLALRLGRPDRYHVFAEVGKGS, from the coding sequence GTGACGTCCGCATACCCCCACTGGTACGCGCCCTACTTGAGCCAATCAGCCGTCGGGATCCAGCGCTCATCGCTTGTCGAGCGCGCTCTGGCGCGAGTCGAGGGCAATGCGACCAGATGGCTTCGCGCAAAGATCCGATCCTTGCTGAAGGCCCCTCCGGACCCGCTCCCGTTCGTGCTGAAGAAGTTTTACGAGCCTCCCACTCCGGGAGCGAGGCTTCTCGACTACGGTTGCGGGTCGAAACGGTTTCTCGACGAGGCACGACTTTCCGGATGGCAGACACTCGGCATGGACTTCGCCGAATCCGTGGTGGCCGAGGTCGATCGGGCGGGCCACCGCGCTTTCCTGGCTCCGTGCGGGTGGCGGGAAATCGGGGACGGCTCCCTTGATGCCGTCCGTCTCAACCACGTCATCGAGCACCTCTACCACCCAGGGGAGATGCTCGCCATCGCCCGTCGAAAGTTGCGAGTGGGCGGACGCCTCCATATCGCTACTCCCAATCCTGCCGGGCTCAGCGCATTCCTCTTTCGATCCTGCTGGTACGGCCTCGAAGCACCGAGGCATGTGATGCTCTACTCGCCGCCAGCCCTATCGAGCTTTCTCGAGCGCCACAACTTCTGTAATATTCGGATCATTGCTGAGCGGAGCACGAAGGATCTCACCCGGAGCCTGGGGAATCTTCTTCATGCAGCCGGTTTGATCCCGCGGGAAGAGGTCACCACGATGGCCACAGATCGCCTTCTTTCTGCCTGGGCCGAGCTGCTGATGCTTCTCGCTTTACGACTGGGCCGACCGGATCGATACCATGTTTTCGCCGAGGTCGGAAAGGGCTCTTGA
- a CDS encoding glycosyltransferase: protein MTAVRKPQLEPYTLWHVNFPGGVFAIRPRWLLDYPCDAIGDLVGTEGHLLHLWLAAQPGVRWYSHPEYLTTRHTRPRTTLAYQRYFDHYRRACSSLSGDFDLVDPGPPPRGADPGWSRYRLRPRRTAERVTVIVPFRDKPGVTIRCLTSLLRQRVSGELYVLLVDNGSERRSTRRIEDWLQGEGASLRCRIIRDDGAFNHSRLCNLGVRESSGEVVVFLNNDAELVDEDSLEEMSRWSLVPDVATVGCRITTPDGRLVCAGVDPRPVARTALDEPVEESVDPSFSLAVRETFANTFACAAISREVLDRLGPLNEVEFPAGYNDVEYCLRARRAGYRHIYLGHIRVIHVPGTTRSRSDETCQKVILRLRYPELVAAGIFRARWLSDVARFDLALPERPDAISVKAVLQHRLAKFPLAYRLARIMWRIAYCGLARRA, encoded by the coding sequence GGCGACTTAGTCGGCACCGAAGGCCATCTTCTACATCTGTGGTTGGCGGCGCAACCCGGGGTCCGCTGGTACTCCCATCCCGAGTACCTTACAACGCGGCACACGCGCCCTCGAACTACCCTCGCATACCAGAGGTACTTCGACCACTACCGACGGGCCTGTTCGAGCCTTAGCGGTGATTTCGATCTCGTCGACCCTGGACCGCCCCCCAGGGGCGCCGATCCGGGTTGGTCCCGCTATCGACTTCGGCCGCGGCGGACAGCGGAGCGAGTGACTGTCATCGTGCCTTTTCGCGACAAGCCAGGTGTCACCATTCGCTGTCTCACATCACTCCTGCGACAGCGAGTCAGCGGAGAACTCTATGTCCTACTAGTCGACAACGGATCCGAGCGAAGATCAACGAGACGGATCGAAGACTGGCTGCAAGGGGAGGGCGCGTCCCTCCGTTGCAGGATTATTCGCGATGATGGAGCGTTCAACCACAGTCGGTTGTGCAATTTGGGCGTTAGAGAGTCGAGCGGTGAGGTCGTGGTTTTCCTAAACAACGATGCCGAGCTGGTGGACGAGGATAGCCTCGAAGAAATGAGCCGGTGGTCCCTCGTACCCGATGTCGCGACAGTCGGATGTCGGATCACAACGCCGGATGGCAGGCTTGTGTGCGCCGGAGTGGATCCGCGTCCCGTGGCCAGGACTGCTCTGGACGAGCCGGTTGAGGAATCCGTCGATCCATCTTTCTCGCTCGCCGTACGCGAAACCTTTGCAAATACGTTTGCCTGCGCCGCGATCTCCCGCGAGGTCCTCGACAGACTCGGACCTCTCAATGAAGTGGAATTTCCTGCAGGGTATAACGATGTCGAGTACTGCTTACGTGCGAGAAGGGCCGGCTATCGACACATCTATCTTGGCCATATCCGTGTGATCCACGTCCCAGGGACCACTCGCAGCAGGTCAGATGAGACGTGCCAGAAAGTGATCCTCAGGTTGCGGTATCCGGAGCTTGTAGCCGCCGGAATTTTCAGAGCCCGCTGGCTGTCCGATGTGGCGCGGTTCGATCTGGCACTGCCGGAACGGCCCGATGCGATATCGGTGAAAGCCGTGCTTCAGCATCGACTGGCAAAGTTTCCTCTGGCTTATCGACTTGCTCGAATAATGTGGCGCATAGCGTACTGCGGTCTGGCCCGACGGGCTTGA